Proteins encoded together in one Piliocolobus tephrosceles isolate RC106 chromosome 15, ASM277652v3, whole genome shotgun sequence window:
- the POU3F3 gene encoding POU domain, class 3, transcription factor 3 — protein MKASENLNKGGRSRRAAAAESCDGGFPRSAATTRALGDASPRFPPPRIRDGGRLVKGRRNFETTGDTSVYRKDVASDCDCCEGNEKGLLFQRQPRARAIATSEKCTIARSFPRTEQNLKREDQRGRAGASLPSPHLRAASSTTPSRTKKFYYSKGKRVKCVPEEERRERTREGADRLLVIGGRSPATGQSPGSPEDRRRSGNPRVPGERPECRSPPRLESPAGASPARQGWGAATTPPEGGGHGAPAGDPRALPSGLVAAAGDSGGGGGGGGGGGGGGGGGEGGGGGGMQPGSAAVTSGAYRGDPSSVKMVQSDFMQGAMAASNGGHMLSHAHQWVTALPHAAAAAAAAAAAAVEASSPWSGSAVGMAGSPQQPPQPPPPPPQGPDVKGGAGRDDLHAGTALHHRGPPHLGPPPPPPHQGHPGGWGAAAAAAAAAAAAAAAAHLPSMAGGQQPPPQSLLYSQPGGFTVNGMLSAPPGPGGGGGGAGGGAQSLVHPGLVRGDTPELAEHHHHHHHHAHPHPPHPHHAQGPPHHGGGGGGAGPGLNSHDPHSDEDTPTSDDLEQFAKQFKQRRIKLGFTQADVGLALGTLYGNVFSQTTICRFEALQLSFKNMCKLKPLLNKWLEEADSSTGSPTSIDKIAAQGRKRKKRTSIEVSVKGALESHFLKCPKPSAQEITNLADSLQLEKEVVRVWFCNRRQKEKRMTPPGIQQQTPDDVYSQVGTVSADTPPPHHGLQTSVQ, from the exons ATGAAGGCATCCGAGAACTTAAACAAAGGGGGCCGCAGCCGGCGCGCAGCGGCTGCGGAAAGTTGTGATGGCGGATTTCCAAGGAGCGCGGCCACGACCCGAGCTCTTGGTGATGCGAGCCCCCGCTTCCCACCCCCGCGGATCAGAGATGGGGGCCGGCTGGTGAAGGGAAGAAGAAACTTTGAAACCACTGGGGACACATCTGTCTATAG GAAAGATGTCGCATCAGACTGTGACTGTTGCGAGGGGAATGAAAAAGGACTCTTGTTTCAGAGGCAACCAAGAGCTCGGGCAATAGCAACTTCAGAGAAATGCACCATCGCAAGAAGTTTTCCTAGGACAGAACAAAACTTGAAACGAGAGGACCAGAGGGGGAGAGCAGGAGCCAGCCTCCCCTCTCCGCATTTGCGAGCAGCCAGCAGCACCACGCCTTCAAGGACGAAAAAGTTTTACTACTCTAAGGGAAAACGAGTGAAATGTGTTcctgaggaggagaggagagagcgCACAAGGGAAGGAGCGGACCGGTTGCTGGTCATCG GTGGACGGAGCCCCGCGACCGGGCAGAGTCCGGGCTCGCCCGAGGACAGGAGGAGGAGCGGGAACCCGCGCGTCCCGGGAGAGCGCCCCGAGTGCAGGTCCCCGCCCCGCCTGGAGAGCCCCGCTGGAGCGAGCCCAGCGCGCCAGGGCTGGGGGGCGGCCACGACCCCCCCTGAAGGGGGTGGCCACGGAGC GCCGGCCGGCGACCCCCGCGCCCTGCCGAGCGGCCTTGTAGCTGCAGCCGGGgacagcggcggcggcggcggcggcgggggcggaGGCGGCGGCGGAGGAGGCGGCGGCGAAG GGGGCGGGGGCGGTGGCATGCAGCCGGGCAGCGCCGCCGTGACCTCGGGCGCCTACCGGGGGGACCCGTCCTCTGTCAAGATGGTCCAGAGCGACTTCATGCAGGGGGCCATGGCCGCCAGCAACGGCGGCCATATGCTGAGCCACGCGCACCAGTGGGTCACAGCCCTGCCccacgccgccgccgccgccgccgctgccgccgccgccgccgttGAGGCGAGCTCGCCGTGGTCGGGCAGCGCCGTGGGCATGGCTGGCAGCCCCCAGCAGCCACCGCAGCCGCCGCCACCACCGCCGCAGGGCCCCGACGTGAAGGGCGGCGCCGGGCGCGACGACCTGCACGCGGGCACAGCGTTGCACCACCGCGGGCCGCCGCACCTCGGACCCCCGCCGCCGCCCCCACACCAGGGCCACCCTGGGGGCTGGGGGGCGgccgctgctgccgccgccgccgccgccgccgcagccgccgccgcGCACCTCCCGTCCATGGCCGGGGGCCAGCAGCCGCCGCCGCAGAGTCTGCTCTACTCGCAGCCCGGGGGCTTCACGGTGAACGGCATGCTGAGCGCGCCCCCAGggcccggcggcggcggcggcggcgcgggcgGTGGAGCCCAGAGCTTGGTGCACCCGGGGCTGGTGCGCGGGGACACGCCGGAGCTGGCCgagcaccatcaccatcaccaccaccacgcGCACCCGCACCCGCCGCACCCGCACCACGCGCAGGGACCCCCGCACCacggcggcggcgggggcggcgCGGGGCCTGGACTCAACAGCCACGACCCGCACTCGGACGAGGACACGCCGACGTCGGACGACCTGGAGCAGTTCGCCAAGCAGTTCAAGCAACGGCGTATCAAGCTGGGCTTCACGCAGGCCGACGTTGGGCTGGCACTGGGCACGCTCTACGGCAACGTGTTCTCGCAGACCACCATCTGCCGCTTCGAGGCCCTGCAGCTGAGCTTCAAGAACATGTGCAAGCTCAAGCCGCTGCTGAACAAGTGGCTGGAGGAGGCGGACTCAAGCACCGGCAGCCCCACAAGCATCGACAAGATTGCGGCGCAGGGCCGCAAGCGCAAGAAGCGGACCTCTATCGAGGTGAGCGTCAAGGGCGCGCTGGAGAGCCACTTCCTCAAGTGCCCCAAGCCCTCCGCGCAGGAGATCACCAACCTGGCCGACAGCCTGCAGCTCGAGAAGGAGGTAGTGCGGGTCTGGTTCTGCAATCGGCGCCAAAAGGAGAAGCGCATGACGCCGCCCGGGATCCAACAGCAGACGCCCGACGACGTCTACTCGCAGGTGGGCACCGTGAGCGCCGACACGCCGCCGCCGCACCACGGGCTGCAGACGAGCGTGCAGTGA